GGGCGCCCGTCCAGCTCTTCGGCCCCAGCGGCGCCCCAGGCCTGGAGTTGCTGGATCACGCCGCGCACCAGCACTTCCGGCGCCGAGGCGCCAGCGGTAATGCCGACGTTGTTCACACCGTCGAACCAGCTGCGCTGCAGGTCTTCGGCGCCATCGATCAGGTAGGCCGGAGTTTCCATGCGCTCGGCCAGCTCGCGCAGGCGGTTGGAGTTGGAGCTGTTCGGGCTGCCCACCACCAGTACCACGTCACATTCGCTGGCCAGTTGCTTGACGGCATCCTGGCGGTTCTGGGTGGCGTAGCAGATGTCGTCCTTGCGCGGCCCGCCGATGGCCGGGAAGCGCTGGCGCAAGGCGTCGATGACCCGACTGGTGTCATCCATCGACAGCGTGGTCTGGGTCACGAAGGCCAGACGCTCGGGGTCCTTGACCTGCAGGTTGGCAACATCGTCTTCGTCTTCCACCAGGTAGATGGCCCCGCCGTTGCTGG
The Pseudomonas sp. DTU_2021_1001937_2_SI_NGA_ILE_001 DNA segment above includes these coding regions:
- the ispH gene encoding 4-hydroxy-3-methylbut-2-enyl diphosphate reductase, which translates into the protein MQIRLANPRGFCAGVDRAIEIVNRALEVFGPPIYVRHEVVHNKFVVEDLRSRGAIFVEELDQVPDDVIVIFSAHGVSQAVRNEAAARGLKVFDATCPLVTKVHIEVAKYSRDGRECILIGHEGHPEVEGTMGQYDASNGGAIYLVEDEDDVANLQVKDPERLAFVTQTTLSMDDTSRVIDALRQRFPAIGGPRKDDICYATQNRQDAVKQLASECDVVLVVGSPNSSNSNRLRELAERMETPAYLIDGAEDLQRSWFDGVNNVGITAGASAPEVLVRGVIQQLQAWGAAGAEELDGRPENITFSMPKELRVKNVG